A window of Methanocaldococcus vulcanius M7 genomic DNA:
CCGGTGGAGATCTGGGAATGTTCATGAGTGGCCCTACAATAATAGTCCATGGAAATGCTGAATTCGCTCCCGGAAACACGATGGATGACGGAACAATAGTGATATATGGAAGCAGTGGAGATGTCACTGCCCATTCAATGAGAGGAGGAAAGGTTTTTGTTAGAGGAGATGTTGGTTATAGAAGTGGCATTCATATGAAGGCATATAAAGACAAAGTTCCGGTTCTTGTGATTGGAGGAACTGCCAAGGATTTCTTAGGAGAGTATATGGCTGGAGGAACAATAATTGTCTTAAACATTGATGAAAAAGGAAATGATTTAGGAAAAATTAAGGGAAGAATGATAGGAACTGGAATTCATGGAGGAGCAATATACATCAGAGGAGAGATTGATAAAGACCAATTAGGTGTTGCAGCTGATATAAAAGAATTTACAAAAGAGGATTTAGAGAAAATAAAGCCATATATTGAAGAGTTCTGTAAGTGGTTTAATCTTTCAGAAGATATTAAAAATAAACTTTTAAACTCAAAATGGACGAAGATTGCTCCAATATCTAAGAGACCATTCGGTAAGTTATATACTCCTGACTTAATGTGAAACTTTTCAAAAAAAGTTTCAGTAAAGAAACTTTTAATAGAATGCTAAAAATTATTTGAAAAATAATGCCCTTTCTTATTAAAAACTTGCCATTGGCTTATAAATTGCTATAATTTATAAAAAATCTTTAAGAGTAAGTGTTAGAAACACACTATAAAAAGATAGGTGAGATTAATGAAGTCATATAAGGATCTAAAAGAGGAGGTTTGGGATACTAATAGATGCAGTGGTTGCGGAGCTTGTGTAGCTGTTTGTCCAGCAAATAATCTTTACTTTAAAGAAGAGAGCCCCGTAAAATTTGAGTGTGATGAATGCTCATGCATCATCGTTCCTGAAGAGATCGTGGAGCATCCGATTTCAGCTGAGTTTTGTAAGACAGTTGTTTATGATGTTCCATGTGGGGCTTGTTATGATGCCTGCCCAAGGATAAAAAAATCATCAGTTCCAAAACCTAATAATAAATTAGGAACAGTTTTAAAGGCAGTAAAAGCAAGATCTCTGATTAATATAAAAAATGCTCAAAATGGAGGAGTTGTGAGTTCTATATTAGCAAATGCCTTTGAAGAGGAGTTAATAGATGGGGCTATTGTGATGATTGAAGATAAATGGACTTTGGAGCCAGAGTCATATTTAGCCATGTCAAAGGAAGATGTTTTGAGATCTGCGGGTAGTAAGTATTTATGGAAGGGGCCTATATTGAAAGCATTAAAAACAGCAGTTATGGAAAAGAAGCTTAAAAAATTGGCTGTTGTAGGAACTCCATGTGTTATAAATGCCATCTATCAGATATTATCATCAAATAATGATTTATTAAAACCATTTAGGGAAGCAATAAGATTAAAAATTGCTTTGTTTTGTTTTGAGACGTATGATTATGGTAAATTAATAGAAAAATTAAAATCCGATGGTATTGAGCCATGGGAAATTAAAAAGATGGATATTGAGTCAGGAAAGTTAAAAATCTTATTAATAAATGGAAAGGTTGTGGATTATAAACTTAAAGATGTAGAGTTTGCCATGAGAAGTGGATGTAAAGTTTGTGGTGATTTTACTGGCTTAACATCGGATATTTCAGTTGGAAATGTTGGAAGCGAGGAGGGATATTCAACTGTTTTAATAAGGAACAAGTGGGGAGAAGGATTTTTCAACAGAGCAGTTTATAATGGATATTTAGAGTTCTACGAGGATGTTGATATGAATGCAGTTGGAAAACTTGTTAAATTAAAAAAAGAGCGAGTAAACAAGAAAGAATAAAAAATATGGGGCTATTTAATAATTATGTCATTATTATAATTTTTAATTTTTTACCATTTAATTTTTTACCTGTGTTTTAATTTTTTTTGCCTTAGTTCCCTCTTTTAATGTTCTTACAAACTCTTCTAAGTCGTTTAAGAACTTATTTTCATCTTTTATATTCCCATTCTCATCTAAGTGTTTTTCAACAATTTTAACGATAGCACTTCCAACTATTGCCCCATCTGCGAATTTGGTTATCTCTTCTACGTGTTCTTTTTTGGATATTCCAAATCCAACGCATACAGGAACTTTTGAGTATTTTTTTACCCTACGTATGAGATCTTCTGTCTCCTCTGACAGTTTTTCTCTCTCTCCAGTGATTCCTGTTCTTGAAACAACGTAAACAAAGCCCCTACATTTTTCTAAGATCTTTTTTAATCTTTCATCTGGGGTTGTTGGCGCAACTAAAAAGATCAGATCAACACCATATTTTTCACAATAAGAAAGGAGAGATTCTGCCTCTTCAATAGGTAGATCTGGAACGATAATCCCCGAAATCCCTACGTTTTTACATTTCTTCACGAAATTTTCTTCTCCCATTTTAAATATGATGTTATAGTAAGTTAAAAACACCTTTGGAACATTTGGAAATTTTTCATTTAATTTTTTTGCCAATTCTAATGCTTTTATTGGATTCATTCCTCTACTTAATGCCCTAACATCTGCTTTTTGTATTGTTAAACCATCAGCAACAGGATCTGAGAATGGAATACCAATTTCAACAATATCTGCATGTTTACAGATCACTTCCAGAGCTTTTTCTGAAACATCCAAATTAGGATCTCCTCCAACATAAAAAGCAATAAATGCCTTTTCATTTTTATTTTTCAGTTCATCAAACTTCTCTTTTAATTTCATATTTATCACTTCCATCACTTAATTTTAAATCTCCCTACCTAACGCCTTAGCAACCGTATGAACATCTTTATCCGCCCCATAGGAGGATACCTCCTATTGGTATACCACCGAACACCTCCTCACTTACGCTCGGAGGTGTAAATTAAATCTCTCTACCCAATGCCTTAGCAACCGTATGAACATCCTTATCTCCCCTTCCAGACAAGTTAATAACCATTATATCATCCTTATCTAACTTATCGGCTAATTTAACAGCATAAGCCAATGCATGGGAACTTTCTAATGCAGGTAAAATACCTTCCAATCTACAAAGAAGTTGAAATGCTTCTAATGCTTCATCATCGGTTATGTAGACAGCGTTTATCCTTCCTTCATCTTTTAAAAATGAAAGTTCAGGTCCTACGCCAGGATAATCTAAACCAGCTGAAATACTATAACTTTCTTCTATCTGCCCGAACTCATCTTCTTTAACATATATTTTTGATCCATGTAGAACTCCAACCTCTCCAGCACAAAGTGAAGCGCCATGCATTCCTGTTTCTACTCCTTTTCCACCTGCTTCAACAGCGTATAATTCAACATCATCATCTAAAAATTCATAAAATGCTCCGATGGCATTACTTCCTCCTCCAACACATGCAACTATAACATCAGGCAACCTTCCTTCTTTTTCTAATATCTGCTCTTTAATTTCCTTTCCAATAACTCTCTGGAACTCTCTTACCATCATTGGATATGGATGTGGGCCAAGAGCAGATCCAAGTAGGTAATAGGTGGTTCTAACGTTGGTTGTCCAGTCCCTTAATGCTTCATTTACTGCATCTTTTAATGTCTGAGATCCTCCAAAAACAGGAATTACTTTCGCTCCCATTAGTTCCATCCTAAAAACATTTAATTTCTGCCTTTCAACGTCTTTTGCTCCCATATATACTATACATTCCAGCCCAAGTTTTGCACATGCCGCTGCTGTTGCTACTCCGTGCTGTCCTGCCCCTGTTTCTGCTATTACTCTCTTTTTTCCCATTTTTTTTGCCAATAGTGCCTGTCCGAGTGCATTGTTTATTTTATGGGCCCCTAAGTGGGCTAAGTCCTCTCTTTTTAAATAGACCTTGCATCCCAGTTCTTCACTGAATCTTTCAGCATAGTAAAGAGGCGTAGGTCTTCCAACATAGTCCCTAAGTAAAGCGTAAAACTCTTCTCTAAAATTTCCTTCATTGTTTATCCAAAATCTATTAAAGGCCTCTTCTAATTCAGTTATTGCAGGCATTAATGTCTCCGGAACGAATTTACCTCCATAAATTCCAAATTTCCCATTTTTATCAGGATATTTCTCTTTATATTTCTTCAAGATAAACACCTCTTATTAATCAACTCGATGAATTGAAAGTTTTAAAATATGGAAGTTTAATTTGTAATCCCAAAGGAAATAAAAAACTTGATGATATATATAAAACAAGGCAATATATTACTTTTGGTGATACTGATGGAAGATGTTAATATTAAAGAGATCTTTGAGAATATTTATGAGGTTGACTTGGGAGATGGTTTAAGGAGAATAGCAACAAGATCCATTGTTAAAGGAAAAAAAGTTTATGATGAAAGAATAATAAAAATAAATAATGAGGAATATAGAATTTGGAATCCAAACAAAAGTAAATTAGCAGCAGCAATAATAAACGGATTAAAAATAGTTCCAATAAAGAGGGACTCAAAAGTCCTATATTTGGGGGCATCAGCAGGAACAACGCCTTCCCATGTTGCAGATATAGCAGAGCAGGGAATGATCTATGCTGTTGAATATGCCCCAAGAATAATGAGAGAATTGTTGGATGCATGTGCTGAGAGAAAAAATATAGTTCCGATATTGGGAGATGCAAATAAACCGCAAGAATATTCCCATATAGTTGAAAAGGTAGATGTTATCTATGAGGATGTTGCTCAACCAAATCAGGCGGAGATTTTGATAAAAAATGCTAAATGGTTTTTGAAGAAAGGCGGTTATGGAATGATCGCTATAAAAGCGAGAAGTATAGATGTTGCTAAAAATCCGAAAGAGATATTTAAAGAGCAAAAAGAGATTTTAGAGAAAGGAGGATTTGAGATAGTTGATGAAGTAGATATTGAGCCATTTGAGAAGGATCATATTATGTTTGTTGGTATCTGGAGAGGTTAAAAATTTTTAGTTGAGAGGCATTGCTGAGCGAAGCAATACATGCAGAGGTGAACTCCTATCAGATGAAACCCTTTATGGATCTAACGAAATCCTTTGGATTTTGTAGCCCGAAGCTACGCTTGTCTTTTTTATTTATTTAATTTATATATTAATTTAGTTATAATTATTTATTATTTAATTTTAGTTTATGCTTGTTATGAAATAGATTAAAGTGGTGGTTGTAGTGAACGTGAAAAAAAGATATTTCCTAAGTAAAAAGGATGTTAAAAGATTAAAAAAGGAATTAGAGAAGTATTTTGAAAATGTGGATGAGATAATTCCAAAAAAAGGTAATGTAGAGATTGTAATAACAGACACTTATGAGATCGTTTTAGCAAATAAGGAACCAATAATTTTTAAATTAGACGATTGCCTCTTTCCAACGTTAAAACTATTGCAAAAAACTCTTCCATCTAAAAATATTGTTGTAGTAGATATGGGGGCTATAAAGTTTTTAATAAATGGGGCGGATGTGATGAGTCCAGGAATTGTTAAAGCAGATTCAGAGATAGAAGAGGGAGATGTTGTGTTTGTTGTTGATGAGTCCCATAAAAAGCCCATATGCGTTGGTATTGCGTTAATGAGTGGAGATGAAATGATAAACTCTGAAAAAGGAAAAGCAATAAAAAATGTTCATTATGTAGGAGATGCTATTTGGAATTTTAAAGGATAACTAAATAAATGAGTGGGATCTATGGAAGATAAAAGATATATTGCTATAATTGGAATTGTTCTTGTTTCTCTCTCTATTTTTATATATGTGGTGCATTATTTAATATTTGGAAAGGTGGAATATATATTAAGTTATTTTCTTTTGCATTTAGCGTTTGTTCCTATTGAAGTTTTACTTGTAAGTTTGATAATTGAGGAGATATTAGAGCATAGAGAAAAAATAAAAATGTTAGAAAAGTTAAATATGGTAGTAGGATCGTTTTTTAATAGTGTAGGGGAAGATCTTTTGAGAATGATCTTGAAAGGGGATGAAGGGAATATTAAAGAATATTTGAATATATCACAAGATTGGGATAAAAAAGATTTTGAAAAAGCAAAAGAACTATTAAAAGAATATGATTATGATATAAATATTGAAAAGGTGGATTTAAAAGCATTAAAAGATTTCTTAGAGGAAAAAAGAGAGTTCTTGCTTCGATTAATGGAAAATCCATTATTGTTAGAGCATGAAAAATTTACTGAGGTTTTAATGGCAGTATTTCACTTAGCCGATGAACTTCATAGAAGAAAAAATTTAGATAATTTACCAAAAAGTGATTTAGAACACTTAAAAAACGATATTATAAGAGCATATAAACTATTAGTTGTTCAATGGTTAGATTACCTAACCCATTTAAAAGAGAAATACCCTTATTTATACTCTCTCTGCCTAAGATCGAACCCATTTAGAGAAGAAAATTCAATAGTGATAGAAAGCAATTAAAGGCAATACGGGAGTTTATTATGAATATAAAGGACTTAGCATTTGAATTTTTTACAATAATTATCATTGGACTTTTTATTGGATATTTAATCGCAATGAACACAAAAAATAATATCTGGATTGTTGTATTTTTCCTGATTGGAGTTTTCTGTGCTTTTGGAAGGTTTTTTAGATTGATCAAAGAATTTGAGGGTGATTGTATTGAAAACAGAAGAGAAAAAAAGGAAAGAAGATGAAGATATGCTTGTTAGAGAGGAAGCAGAAACATCTTGGGATTATGGATACGATCCCTACAAAAGACCAATTGAAGAATTAATAAAATATGGTGTAGTTGTTATAGATAAACCAAGAGGCCCAACATCTCATGAGGTTTCAACATGGGTTAAAAAGATATTAAATTTGGAAAAAGCAGGTCATGGAGGAACTCTCGATCCAAAAGTAACAGGAGTTTTACCAGTTGCATTGGAGAGGGCTACAAAAACAATTCCTCTATGGCATATTCCTCCAAAGGAGTATGTTTGTTTAATGCACTTGCACAGGGATGCATCAGAAGAAGACATTCTAAAAATTTTTAAAGAGTTTACTGGAAAGATCTATCAGAAACCTCCATTAAAAGCAGCAGTTAAAAGACGATTGAGAATTAGGAAGATCCATGACTTGGAATTGTTAGATAAAGATGGAAGAGATGTGCTATTTAGAGTTAAGTGTCAATCAGGAACTTATATAAGAAAGTTATGCGAGGATATTGGAGAAGCGTTAGGAACCTCAGCTCATATGCAGGAGTTGAGAAGAGTAAAAAGTGGATGTTTTGAAGAAAAAGATACTACCTATTTACAAGATCTACTTGATGCTTATATATTTTGGAAAGAGGACGGGGATGAGGAGATTAGGAAAATTATAAAGCCCATGGAATATGGTTTAAAACATTTAAAAAAGGTTGTAGTTAAGGATAGTGCTGTTGATGCCATATGCCACGGAGCAGATGTTTATGTGCGAGGAATATCTAAGGTAAGTAAGGGGATTGGAAAAGGAGAGCCGGTTTTAATAGAGACACTGAAAGGAGAAGCCGTTGGATTTGGAAGTGCGTTGATGAACTACAAGGATATGTTAAATGCAGAAAAAGGTGTTGCTGTTAATGTTGAAAGGGTGTTTATGGATAGAGGAACGTATCCAAAAATGTGGAAAGGTAATAAAAAATAAAAGCAAAAAATAAGCTAAGATAATAAAACATGTAAATCTATAAAAGTAGGGTTTTTTAATATTTTTCTGGCTTTTTGGCTACAACACCCAACGCATCTTCAACTTTTTTAACATTTTCAAATCCAACACTTCTCAGTCGTTCCATAACCCCTCTTTGCAGATCCTTTCCTCTATATTTCCTTCCCGGATTTCCTACATAATGAAACAATCTCCCTCCCGGCTTTAAAACTCTAAAAATCTCTTTATAGAACTCCTCACTATACAAATGACCTGCTAAACTAAACCTTGGAGGATCGTGAACCACTACATCGAATTCTTCATCATTAAAGTTTTTTATCACATCGAACGCATCTCCCAATATGATCTTAATACCTTTTTCAAATAACTCTCTACTATATGGATTTATTTTAGCCAATTCCAAAACATTTGGATTTTTTTCTATGGTTATTACTTCCGCCCCCCGCTTTCTCGCTTCTATCGCGGTGTATCCAAGACCCATACAAGTGTCTAAAACTTTCTCTCCTTTTTTTATATTTACCGAGTTGATCTTATTTAACGTATCTTCATAAGGGTTGAATTCTTTTGTTCTATGCATTCTTATTCCATTTATCTCTATTGTTGGAGGTAGTGTTGGAACTAACTTGTAGTATCCATCTCTTGCTATCGCTGCCTTAAACACGTTCCCATCCTTTATAAAGTATATGTGATTTTTATCCTTTGAAATTTTTTGTAAAATATTAAATTCAACTTCTCCCTCTGGAAACTTAGCGATTCTTCTTTCAAAATCAACAATAACTTTTTCTTTCTTATCTGTCCTGTTTAAATCTAAATTTATGAAGATCTCATTAGATTTAGCATTTAAAATTTTTTCTGCTATTTCTGAAATAATGTAATTCATGCTAACACCTCATCAATTCTACATTGATGTTTTTTAATTTTGTATCTCATAGTTTTACATTTCAATCTCTTTTAATCGATTTCTTATATTATAATCTCAATAATCCTCACAACAATATGGCATGAGTAAAAATACTTAAAAAATTAAAGAAATAAAAAATTGCGAATTTTGATTAGTTTCTGCAAAAAACATTAGCAAGTTTTAAATACTGCAAAGATATTTATAGTTAGTTAACGAAGATGCCACAACCGTGAAGGTGATATTATGAGCAAACTCCTATTAAAGACCCCATGTTCTACATGGACATTTGATAGTTTAATGGCTTGTGTTTTTGGAATAAAGGTCTCTGATGTTAAAGTATATTTTGATATTTTAAAACATGGCCCTTCAAAAATAAATGATATTGCAGAACGGATACGTCGAGATAGAAGCACAGTTCAAAGGGCAGTGCAGAATTTGATGAATGCAGGGTTAGTTAGAAGAAAGCAAGTAAATATAAAGGATGGCGGTTATTATTATGTTTACGAGGCAATTCCATTCGAAGAAACGAAAAAGATCATAAAAAAGACGATGGAAGAATGGTGCAACAACATGAAGAAGTGGGTTGAGGAGTTAAACTTTGAAGATGTTGTTAAAGAATATTTAGAAAACGATGAATATGGATAATCAAGAAAATAGAAAAAAGTAAAGGCAAGATAAAAATTATAACAATATAAACAATAACAATAACATAGATAACGGACAGTACTGCAAAATAAATAATAAATGCTAAGATGATAAGTATGAAGATCACATTTTTGGGAACAGGAGCTGCGGTTCCATCCAAAAATAGAAATCATATTGGCATAGCATTTAAATTTAATGGAGAGGTTTTTTTATTTGATTGTGGAGAAAACATTCAAAGGCAGATGCTTTTTACCGAGATCTCTCCAATGAAAATTAACCATATCTTTATAACTCACCTACATGGAGATCATATTCTTGGCATTCCTGGCCTTTTACAAAGTTTGGGGTTTTTTGGTAGAGAAAAAGAACTTAAAATCTTTGGACCGGAAGGAACAAAAGATATTATAAAAAATGCTTTGGAGTTCGGATATAACTATATTAATTACCCAATAAAAGTATATGAAATAAAAGAGAAAAATCCCGCAATTGTGTTAAAAGAGGATGATTATGAAATAATTACCTATCCAACAAAACACACTGTTCCTTCATATGCCTACATATTTAGGGAAATTAAAAAACCAAGATTAGATGTAAAAAAAGCTTTAAAACTTGGTGTAAAAGTAGGCCCAGATCTTAAAAAACTAAAAGAAGGAGAGGCAGTTAAAACTGAAAATGGATCAATTGTTTACCCCAAGGATGTTTTACTACCTCCAAAAAAAGGATTCTGTTTAGCATATAGTGGAGATACTCTACCATTAGAGGACTTTGGACAGTTTTTAAGGGATATTAAATGTGATGTGTTAATTCACGAGGCAACATTTGACGATCAATGTAGAGACACTGCAAGAGAGAATATGCATACCACAATTGGAGAGGCAGTCAATATCGCAAGATTGGCACATGTAAAAGTGCTAATATTGACACACATTTCTGCCAGATACGACAAAGAAGAATTTTTCAAAACATATCTTGAAAATGTGGAAGAATATAACAACAAGGAAGATTTCAAAATTATGGTAAGCGAAGATCTCATGACCCTCGATGTTAAAAACGATCTTCTATAAAAATAAAAAATAATAACCTCAAAAATATTATGTCAAAAATATACAAAACGAATATATAGAACGGTGAAATTATGAAGATAGCGATTTTGGGAGGAACGGGAGATCAAGGATTTGGATTGGCACTAAGATTGGCAAAAAATCATAAAATAATTATTGGTTCAAGAAAAAAAGAAAAGGCAGAGCAGGCCTCAGAAAAAGCAAAAGAAATATTAAAAAAAAGAGGAATAAATGCAGAGATATTAGGTTTAGAAAATAAAGATGCAGCAAAGGAAGGAGATGTAGTTATACTATCCCTACCCTACGAATACACTTTATCGACAATAAAACAATTAAAAGATGAACTAAAAGGAAAGATCGTGGTTTCTATTGGTGTTCCTCTTGCCACCGCGATAGGAGATAAGCCAACAAGGTTATTATTTCCTCCAGATGGCTCAGTTGCTGAAATGATTCAAAATGTATTAAAAGAAAGTAAAGTAGTTAGTGCATTTCAAAATATCTGCCATGCTGTTTTAGAGGATTTAGACAATCCTGTTGATTGCGATGTCTTAATCTGCGGAGATAACGAAGAAGCAAAAAAAGTGGTCATTGATTTAGCCAACCAGATAGATGGAGTTAGAGCAATTGATTGCGGTAATTTAGAAAAATCGAGAATAGTTGAGGCGATAACCCCCCTATTGATTGGATTGAATATAAAATACAAATCAAAAGGAACAGGAATTAGAATTACAAATTTAAATATGTAATTAACGATAAGATCCGTATTTGGCTTTATTTGGACTCATGGTATAAATATTGATAAAAGAAGTTTAAATTCCATAGGAGTTTTATAGCATTGATATATAAATGCCAGTTAAGTTCTCTCTTTTAGAGTTGATCAACATCTAAAAAATTGATTTTTTAATATCCTTTTTTTATCACGACTCGTGCTGATTTTAATTCAAATATTACCGACGAATTTGAAAAATTATTGCAAAAGGTTTCCATCACGATCCGTGCTGATTTTAATAAACAAACAAGTATCACATGATTTAATTTTAACAGAGTTTCCATCACGATCCGTGCTGATTTTAATTTTGTTCTTCTCTTCATCTAATTTGTAAATTGCATGTTTCCATCACGATCCGTGCTGATTTTAATTTTGTTCTTCTCTTCATCTAATTTGTAAATTGCATGTTTCCATCACGATCCGTGCTGATTTTAATTTTGTTCTTCTCTTCATCTAATTTGTAAATTGCATGTTTCCATCACGATCCGTGCTGATTTTAATGAATTCTTGCTCCCCCTATTTTTACTCGTTTTTCTTTGTTTCCATCACGATCCGTGCTGATTTTAATTCATTAATACTAAACTTATAATTGTCAAGTATATATTTGTTTCCATCACGATCCGTGCTGATTTTAATTAATTTAATAATATTAAAGTGTATGACAATAATATAGTAATCTAGTTTCCATCACGATCCGTGCTGATTTTAATTTAATCATCACTTTATATTTTTTACCACATACTTCAACAGTTTCCATCACGATCCGTGCTGATTTTAATTTACCTATAAGACCATATGATAAACATCATCTACGTTTCCATCACGATCCGTGCTGATTTTAATCTCATAACACTATTTTTGTAAAATAGATGATATTAATGTTTCCATCACGATCCGTGCTGATTTTAATTATATAAGCAAAGACAGATAACATTTGCAACATATATGAGGTTTCCATCACGATCCGTGCTGATTTTAATCGTTAGATGGGTTTATTTTTAGAAATTTTCTGCACCATGTTTCCATCACGATCCGTGCTGATTTTAATAAATAAGACACAAAATAAATACACTGACTTAGCAGTGTTTCCATCACGATCCGTGCTGATTTTAATGAAATATTATGAATATAGATGAGATACTAAAAAAGTTTCCATCACGATCCGTGCTGATTTTAATTAGTAAATATGTGAAATGGTATAAACGTGAAAAAGAAAACGGGTTTCCATCACGATCCGTGCTGATTTTAATTCCATCCATCCGTCAACTATTTCTTCGGCTGATCTTGTTTCCATCACGATCCGTGCTGATTTTAATAGTGAATACAACAGTATTAAAACTACAATTTAATAGGTTTCCATCACGATCCGTGCTGATTTTAATAGGGATTATAGGATAAAATATACGTTATGTTATTTTAGAAGGTTTCCATCACGATCCGTGCTGATTTTAATAGGACAATTTTTCTTATTTCATTATTACGTTTTTACTGATATTTATATTTTTCTACACTATAAGATTTCTACCCATAGATAACCCCTCTTCTTTATAAACCTTTTAACAAAACAATTCAAACTTTTATTTAAAAAACAACAATAAATAAAATATAAAAACAAAAAACACACTTAATCAACCGTGGATTTCTAAAAACAACTACAAATAACTAAAAACTCTAAAAAATCTCCATAATCAAACACATCCAAATATAAAAAACAATAAAACAAACCAACCCTTAGAAACCAACTAAAAACAAATAAAAAACAAAAATCTAAACTAAAAATACTTCATTTTTTAATATTTCTAAAAATTTTTTTATACCTTTTTCTATCCCACTTTTTTGTCTTTCTTTTATATTTTCAAATGTTAAAAGGTTTGCATAAATATCTGAGGTAAATAGATGGCAGTTTTTGTTTGTTAGGATGCATATTGCTCCTCTACCAATACCTGCGGTGGATCCAATTGCAATATCAACATTTAATTTTCTTTTTAATCCTTCAGCCATGAGTTTAGCTACTTTTAAGTCATTTTTCTCTGAATAAGCTTTTGCATATTTGTATGTGTAATCTGGATTGGGCAATTTTATATTGAGTAATTTTTCAGCCCCTAAAATGGAGGGGACAAACATTGCTG
This region includes:
- a CDS encoding Coenzyme F420 hydrogenase/dehydrogenase, beta subunit C-terminal domain, whose product is MKSYKDLKEEVWDTNRCSGCGACVAVCPANNLYFKEESPVKFECDECSCIIVPEEIVEHPISAEFCKTVVYDVPCGACYDACPRIKKSSVPKPNNKLGTVLKAVKARSLINIKNAQNGGVVSSILANAFEEELIDGAIVMIEDKWTLEPESYLAMSKEDVLRSAGSKYLWKGPILKALKTAVMEKKLKKLAVVGTPCVINAIYQILSSNNDLLKPFREAIRLKIALFCFETYDYGKLIEKLKSDGIEPWEIKKMDIESGKLKILLINGKVVDYKLKDVEFAMRSGCKVCGDFTGLTSDISVGNVGSEEGYSTVLIRNKWGEGFFNRAVYNGYLEFYEDVDMNAVGKLVKLKKERVNKKE
- a CDS encoding GltB/FmdC/FwdC-like GXGXG domain-containing protein, whose amino-acid sequence is MEVEIDAKNMHYKELNEKIHQILRENPNVKKIILKNVLGQRFIGNGLQKKDLTIEIYGIPGGDLGMFMSGPTIIVHGNAEFAPGNTMDDGTIVIYGSSGDVTAHSMRGGKVFVRGDVGYRSGIHMKAYKDKVPVLVIGGTAKDFLGEYMAGGTIIVLNIDEKGNDLGKIKGRMIGTGIHGGAIYIRGEIDKDQLGVAADIKEFTKEDLEKIKPYIEEFCKWFNLSEDIKNKLLNSKWTKIAPISKRPFGKLYTPDLM
- a CDS encoding RNA-binding protein, with product MNVKKRYFLSKKDVKRLKKELEKYFENVDEIIPKKGNVEIVITDTYEIVLANKEPIIFKLDDCLFPTLKLLQKTLPSKNIVVVDMGAIKFLINGADVMSPGIVKADSEIEEGDVVFVVDESHKKPICVGIALMSGDEMINSEKGKAIKNVHYVGDAIWNFKG
- a CDS encoding RNA-guided pseudouridylation complex pseudouridine synthase subunit Cbf5, with protein sequence MLVREEAETSWDYGYDPYKRPIEELIKYGVVVIDKPRGPTSHEVSTWVKKILNLEKAGHGGTLDPKVTGVLPVALERATKTIPLWHIPPKEYVCLMHLHRDASEEDILKIFKEFTGKIYQKPPLKAAVKRRLRIRKIHDLELLDKDGRDVLFRVKCQSGTYIRKLCEDIGEALGTSAHMQELRRVKSGCFEEKDTTYLQDLLDAYIFWKEDGDEEIRKIIKPMEYGLKHLKKVVVKDSAVDAICHGADVYVRGISKVSKGIGKGEPVLIETLKGEAVGFGSALMNYKDMLNAEKGVAVNVERVFMDRGTYPKMWKGNKK
- a CDS encoding AtpZ/AtpI family protein, translated to MNIKDLAFEFFTIIIIGLFIGYLIAMNTKNNIWIVVFFLIGVFCAFGRFFRLIKEFEGDCIENRREKKERR
- the trpA gene encoding tryptophan synthase subunit alpha, which translates into the protein MKLKEKFDELKNKNEKAFIAFYVGGDPNLDVSEKALEVICKHADIVEIGIPFSDPVADGLTIQKADVRALSRGMNPIKALELAKKLNEKFPNVPKVFLTYYNIIFKMGEENFVKKCKNVGISGIIVPDLPIEEAESLLSYCEKYGVDLIFLVAPTTPDERLKKILEKCRGFVYVVSRTGITGEREKLSEETEDLIRRVKKYSKVPVCVGFGISKKEHVEEITKFADGAIVGSAIVKIVEKHLDENGNIKDENKFLNDLEEFVRTLKEGTKAKKIKTQVKN
- a CDS encoding fibrillarin-like rRNA/tRNA 2'-O-methyltransferase, giving the protein MEDVNIKEIFENIYEVDLGDGLRRIATRSIVKGKKVYDERIIKINNEEYRIWNPNKSKLAAAIINGLKIVPIKRDSKVLYLGASAGTTPSHVADIAEQGMIYAVEYAPRIMRELLDACAERKNIVPILGDANKPQEYSHIVEKVDVIYEDVAQPNQAEILIKNAKWFLKKGGYGMIAIKARSIDVAKNPKEIFKEQKEILEKGGFEIVDEVDIEPFEKDHIMFVGIWRG
- the trpB gene encoding tryptophan synthase subunit beta — protein: MKKYKEKYPDKNGKFGIYGGKFVPETLMPAITELEEAFNRFWINNEGNFREEFYALLRDYVGRPTPLYYAERFSEELGCKVYLKREDLAHLGAHKINNALGQALLAKKMGKKRVIAETGAGQHGVATAAACAKLGLECIVYMGAKDVERQKLNVFRMELMGAKVIPVFGGSQTLKDAVNEALRDWTTNVRTTYYLLGSALGPHPYPMMVREFQRVIGKEIKEQILEKEGRLPDVIVACVGGGSNAIGAFYEFLDDDVELYAVEAGGKGVETGMHGASLCAGEVGVLHGSKIYVKEDEFGQIEESYSISAGLDYPGVGPELSFLKDEGRINAVYITDDEALEAFQLLCRLEGILPALESSHALAYAVKLADKLDKDDIMVINLSGRGDKDVHTVAKALGREI